Within Aliivibrio fischeri, the genomic segment TAAACTCTTTTGATAAATGGTGCGCAAGGTATTTAAACATATTGAAAACAGCGGTTGTTTTTTCAGTAGGAAGCCCTTGGTCTGATAAGAAGTATTCTCCTTTAAACACAAGAACTTCATCTTTCTCTTCAACGCTGGTTGCACGCATACCCTCAAGGTAGTTTTCGTGATCTTGAATGATTTGATTGGCAATTAACAGTAAATCAGCCTCAGAAATGGATTTTTTATCGCTCATAAGTCACTCATTTTTTGCTATATAAAAGAGGGATTCTAAGCTCAAAAATTTAAAATCACAACGAATGTGGCATATCAATTCAAAATAATAGCTTACTTGTATTCACTTTTTCTTACCAAAGTCATTGAAAGATAAGTAGAGTCACAAAAAGGCATTTTATTGTGAGCAGGTGCAAGATATTAAACTAAGCTTTTGAGCTTAAACTCAGTAAATGCTAATAGATGCGCACTGTTATGGATTTGCTAGTTGAATAATCACATTTGATTAACAACTGTCCAAAGCGCGACCATTCAGCACTGTTTGTAAAAAAAGTGGTTGACGTGATGCCATACACCCTCAATAGTAATATATAGATAAACATTAGATTTTAGCTGTGGATTAAACGAAAATCGGCAGCTAAGTAAATTTCAACACGAGGACGTTAGTGAGACATTATGGGTAAATCTCTAGTTATCGTGGAGTCACCAGCCAAAGCGAAAACCATCAATAAATACCTTGGCAAAGACTTCATCGTAAAATCCAGTGTAGGTCACGTACGTGATTTGCCTATGGGTTCGACAAGCACTGGTAAAAAGGCAGCAGCGTCGACCAAAGGGTTAAGTGTTGAAGAAAAAGCACGAATTAAAAAAGAAAGAGATAAAAAGAACCTAATTAATAAAATGGGTATTGACCCATACAATGATTGGGCAGCTAACTACCAAATCCTTCCGGGTAAAGAAAAAGTAGTAGCAGAATTACAAAAATTAGCAGAAAGCGCAGATACCGTTTATCTCGCAACCGATTTGGACCGTGAAGGGGAAGCTATTGCGTGGCACCTTCGCGAGATCATCGGTGGTGATGATTCACGCTTCAAACGTGTGGTTTTTAACGAAATCACGAAAAATGCGATTCAACAGGCATTCGAAACCCCGGGTGAACTAAGCATGCCTGGCGTAAATGCACAACAAGCTCGTCGTTTCTTAGACCGTGTTGTTGGCTTTATGGCATCTCCATTATTGTGGAAGAAAGTGGCTCGTGGTTTATCTGCTGGCCGTGTGCAATCGGTAGCAGTGAAAGTATTGGTAGAGCGTGAGCGTGAAATCAATGCCTTTATTCCCGAAGAGTTTTGGGATATTCACGCAGACACGTTAACAGCAGATAAAGAAAACTTCCGTCTGCAAGTAGCACAACGTAACGGTTCAGCATTCAAACCGCTTAATCAAGCAGATACAGAAGCGGCTGTAAGCATTCTTCAAAATGCAGAATACGAAGTGTGTAAACGTGAAGATCGCCCAACGAAAAGTAAGCCATCTGCACCATTTATTACATCAACACTGCAACAGGCGGCAAGTACACGTCTAGGTTATGGTGTTAAAAAGACGATGATGTTAGCTCAGCGCCTCTATGAGGGCGGTTACATCACTTATATGCGTACTGACTCAACTAACTTAAGTAAAGAAGCTGTAGAGGCGTTACGTGAGTTTATTGGTTCTGAGTATGGCGATAGCTATTTACCAGCAGCTCCTATTGTTTATGGTAGCAAAGAAGGTGCTCAAGAAGCCCACGAAGCGATTCGTCCTTCAAGCGTAGAAGTAAAAGCAGACGACCTACAAGGTATGGAAGCTGATGCGCATAAACTGTATAACTTAATTTGGAATCAATTCGTAGCATGTCAAATGACACCTGCGCAATATGATTCAACAACATTGAGCGTAAAAGCCGACGAATTCACACTAAAAGCTAAAGGACGTATCCTGAAGTTTGATGGTTGGACTCGTGTACAGCGCCCAATGGGTAAAAATGAAGATCAACTGCTTCCTGCTGTGCAACTTGGCGATAAGCTAAAATTAGAAAAACTGGATCCTAAGCAGCACTTTACTAAGCCACCAGCTCGTTTCACAGAAGCGGCATTAGTTAAAGAACTAGAGAAAAAAGGCATTGGTCGTCCATCGACTTACGCATCAATTATTTCAACGATTCAAGATCGTGGTTATGTTCGCATTGATAACCGTCGTTTCTACGCTGAAAAAATGGGTGAAATCGTAACTGATCGTCTAAATCAATCATTTGATGATTTAATGGATTACGACTTTACTGCTCGCATGGAAGGCAATCTAGATAGAATTGCAGAAGGCGAAAAAGATTGGAAAGATGTGCTTAATACATTCTTCCAAGATTTTACTGCAGACATTGCAAAAGCAGAACTAGATGAATCTGAAGGCGGTATGTCTCCAAATAACATCGTT encodes:
- a CDS encoding YciN family protein — protein: MSDKKSISEADLLLIANQIIQDHENYLEGMRATSVEEKDEVLVFKGEYFLSDQGLPTEKTTAVFNMFKYLAHHLSKEFTVK
- the topA gene encoding type I DNA topoisomerase, whose protein sequence is MGKSLVIVESPAKAKTINKYLGKDFIVKSSVGHVRDLPMGSTSTGKKAAASTKGLSVEEKARIKKERDKKNLINKMGIDPYNDWAANYQILPGKEKVVAELQKLAESADTVYLATDLDREGEAIAWHLREIIGGDDSRFKRVVFNEITKNAIQQAFETPGELSMPGVNAQQARRFLDRVVGFMASPLLWKKVARGLSAGRVQSVAVKVLVEREREINAFIPEEFWDIHADTLTADKENFRLQVAQRNGSAFKPLNQADTEAAVSILQNAEYEVCKREDRPTKSKPSAPFITSTLQQAASTRLGYGVKKTMMLAQRLYEGGYITYMRTDSTNLSKEAVEALREFIGSEYGDSYLPAAPIVYGSKEGAQEAHEAIRPSSVEVKADDLQGMEADAHKLYNLIWNQFVACQMTPAQYDSTTLSVKADEFTLKAKGRILKFDGWTRVQRPMGKNEDQLLPAVQLGDKLKLEKLDPKQHFTKPPARFTEAALVKELEKKGIGRPSTYASIISTIQDRGYVRIDNRRFYAEKMGEIVTDRLNQSFDDLMDYDFTARMEGNLDRIAEGEKDWKDVLNTFFQDFTADIAKAELDESEGGMSPNNIVETDIKCPTCGRNMGIRTASTGVFLGCSGYALPPKERCKTTINLGSEEGIVNVLEEDVETAALRAKKRCPKCETAMDPYLIDQERKIHVCGNNPNCEGYVVEKGEFQLKGYDGPVVECDKCGSDMELKNGRFGKYMDCTSETCKNTRKILKNGEVAPPKEDPVHLPELVCEKSDAYFVLRDGASGLFLAASTFPKSRETRAPLVEELVRFKDRLSPKFLYLTEAPTHDPDGKPAVVRFSRKTKENYVRSEVDGKPTGWTGLYIDGKWAITDKRKKPKAEK